A single region of the Streptomyces sp. AM 4-1-1 genome encodes:
- a CDS encoding bifunctional riboflavin kinase/FAD synthetase has protein sequence MQRWRGLEDIPQDWGRSVVTIGSYDGVHRGHQLIIGRAVERARELGLPSVVVTFDPHPSEVVRPGSHPPLLAPHHRRAELMAELGVDAVLILPFTTEFSKLAPADFIAKVLVDKLHARLVIEGPNFRFGHRAAGNVQLLTELGPAHDYSVEVIDLYVSGEAGGGEPFSSTLTRRLTAEGDVAGAAEILGRPHRVEGVVVHGARRGRELGFPTANVQTLPHTAIPADGVYAGWLHVDGEAMPAAISVGMNPQFDGKNRTVEAYAIDRVGLDLYGLHVAVDFLAYVRGQEKFDSIDALLVAMAADVKRASELVAAAERG, from the coding sequence GTGCAGCGCTGGCGTGGCTTGGAGGACATCCCCCAGGACTGGGGACGCAGCGTCGTCACCATCGGCTCCTACGACGGGGTGCACCGCGGACACCAGCTGATCATCGGCCGGGCGGTCGAGCGGGCGCGCGAGCTGGGGCTGCCGTCCGTCGTCGTCACGTTCGACCCGCACCCCAGCGAGGTCGTCAGGCCCGGCAGCCATCCGCCGCTGCTCGCGCCGCACCACCGCCGTGCGGAGCTGATGGCGGAGCTGGGGGTGGACGCGGTGCTGATCCTGCCGTTCACGACCGAGTTCTCGAAGCTCGCGCCCGCCGACTTCATCGCCAAGGTCCTGGTCGACAAGCTGCACGCCCGGCTGGTCATCGAGGGCCCGAACTTCCGCTTCGGTCACCGTGCGGCGGGGAACGTCCAGCTCCTCACCGAGCTGGGCCCGGCCCACGACTACAGCGTCGAGGTCATCGACCTGTATGTGAGCGGTGAGGCGGGCGGCGGCGAACCGTTCTCCTCCACGCTGACCCGTCGGCTGACCGCCGAGGGCGATGTGGCGGGGGCCGCCGAGATCCTCGGCCGCCCGCACCGCGTCGAGGGCGTCGTGGTCCACGGCGCGCGGCGCGGCCGTGAACTGGGCTTCCCCACGGCGAACGTACAGACGCTGCCGCACACCGCGATCCCCGCCGACGGCGTCTACGCTGGCTGGTTGCACGTGGACGGCGAGGCGATGCCCGCCGCGATCTCGGTCGGCATGAACCCGCAGTTCGACGGCAAGAACCGGACGGTGGAGGCGTACGCGATCGACCGCGTCGGGCTCGACCTGTACGGGCTCCATGTCGCCGTCGACTTCCTCGCCTACGTCCGGGGCCAGGAGAAGTTCGACTCGATCGACGCGCTGCTCGTGGCGATGGCCGCCGATGTGAAGCGCGCGAGCGAGCTGGTGGCGGCGGCCGAACGGGGCTGA
- a CDS encoding ABC transporter ATP-binding protein translates to MTVPPPPPPLLGADGLEVTFPGRRGAAAARAVDGVDLAIRPGEIVALVGESGCGKTTLARALLGLVPPTSGRVTFDGVPLGYSGRALKAYRRRVQLVLQDPSGSLNPRHTVYDAVAEGLRIHGYGGDERAAVTRALSRAGLRPPERFLLRRPRELSGGQRQRVVIAGALVLEPELIVADEPVASLDASVRGEILALLLRLRDELGLSALVVTHDLGLAWNIADRVAVMYLGRIVETGDAEKILTRPQHPYTQALLSVLPEAQGDPVILSGEPPDPSRVPSGCRFHTRCRILASGEAERAGVADACRTEDLPVLAGDGGTRVACHWATAVAAAPPSSSETSATTEAERG, encoded by the coding sequence GTGACCGTCCCGCCCCCTCCCCCGCCGCTGCTCGGCGCGGACGGACTGGAGGTCACCTTCCCCGGCCGGCGTGGAGCCGCCGCGGCACGGGCCGTCGACGGCGTCGACCTCGCCATCCGGCCGGGCGAGATCGTCGCGCTGGTCGGCGAGTCGGGCTGCGGCAAGACGACGCTGGCCCGCGCGCTGCTGGGGCTGGTCCCGCCGACGTCCGGCCGGGTGACATTCGACGGCGTCCCGCTCGGCTACTCGGGGCGGGCCCTGAAGGCGTACCGCAGGCGGGTGCAGCTGGTCCTCCAGGACCCCAGCGGCTCGCTCAACCCCCGGCACACGGTGTACGACGCGGTGGCGGAGGGGCTGCGCATCCACGGGTACGGGGGTGACGAGCGGGCGGCGGTCACGCGGGCGCTGTCACGGGCCGGGCTGCGGCCGCCCGAGCGGTTCCTCCTGCGCCGTCCGCGTGAACTGTCCGGTGGCCAGCGGCAGCGGGTGGTGATCGCGGGTGCGCTGGTCCTCGAACCCGAACTCATCGTGGCGGACGAGCCGGTGGCGTCGCTGGACGCGTCCGTGCGCGGTGAGATCCTGGCACTGCTGCTGCGGCTCCGGGACGAACTGGGCCTGTCCGCACTGGTGGTGACGCACGATCTGGGGCTGGCGTGGAACATCGCCGACCGGGTGGCGGTGATGTACCTCGGCCGGATCGTCGAGACCGGTGACGCGGAGAAGATACTGACGCGACCTCAGCACCCTTACACCCAGGCACTGTTGTCGGTCCTGCCGGAGGCGCAGGGCGATCCGGTGATTCTGTCGGGCGAACCGCCGGACCCGTCCCGGGTGCCGTCCGGCTGCCGGTTCCACACCCGCTGCCGGATTCTCGCCTCGGGCGAGGCGGAGCGTGCCGGGGTCGCCGACGCGTGCCGCACGGAGGACCTGCCGGTGCTCGCGGGCGACGGCGGGACCCGTGTGGCGTGCCACTGGGCGACGGCGGTCGCCGCCGCTCCACCGTCCTCCTCGGAGACCTCCGCCACGACGGAGGCGGAGCGGGGGTAG
- a CDS encoding ABC transporter ATP-binding protein, translating to MTSSTTGRPLLDVRNLQVTYGSGALAVPAVRGVDLRVEAGRKLGIAGESGCGKSTLALALLRLLPASAKLSGEILLDGEDVLTMRWGRLRAVRWAGASIVFQGAMHSLNAVHRVGDQIAEPVLLHRGTTRAAARRRAGELLEQVGLPAARASAYPHELSGGQRQRVMIAMALACDPELVVADEPTTALDVMIQAQILRLIEQLVAGQGLGLIMISHDLAVLADTCDRLAVMYAGRIVEEGPARQVYENALHPYASALSTAFPRIGDPASRHAPRGLPGDPPDPSALPSGCTFHPRCPVAVDSCATRDPELWDAGAGRRAACVLVGPPGQGRTGAAGVTGAGSPAGHGTPDVRSTP from the coding sequence TTGACATCCTCCACGACCGGTCGGCCGCTGCTCGACGTCAGGAACCTCCAGGTGACCTACGGTTCGGGCGCCCTCGCCGTCCCCGCCGTACGCGGCGTCGACCTGCGGGTGGAAGCCGGCCGGAAGCTGGGCATCGCCGGGGAGTCCGGCTGCGGGAAGTCGACACTGGCGCTGGCGCTGCTGCGGCTGCTGCCCGCGTCGGCGAAGCTGTCCGGCGAGATCCTGCTGGACGGCGAGGACGTCCTCACCATGCGATGGGGGCGGCTGCGGGCCGTGCGCTGGGCGGGGGCGTCGATCGTCTTCCAGGGCGCGATGCACTCGCTGAACGCCGTGCACCGCGTCGGCGACCAGATCGCCGAACCGGTCCTGCTCCATCGCGGGACGACCCGGGCGGCGGCCCGGAGGCGGGCCGGGGAACTGCTGGAACAGGTCGGGCTGCCCGCCGCACGGGCGAGCGCCTATCCGCACGAGCTGTCCGGCGGCCAGCGCCAGCGCGTGATGATCGCGATGGCGCTGGCCTGTGATCCCGAGCTGGTCGTCGCGGACGAGCCGACCACCGCGCTGGACGTGATGATCCAGGCGCAGATCCTCCGGCTGATCGAACAGCTCGTCGCGGGCCAGGGACTCGGCCTGATCATGATCAGCCACGATCTGGCGGTGCTGGCCGACACCTGCGACCGGCTGGCGGTGATGTACGCGGGCCGGATCGTGGAGGAGGGCCCCGCCCGGCAGGTGTACGAGAACGCCCTGCACCCCTACGCGAGCGCGCTGTCCACCGCCTTCCCCAGGATCGGCGACCCCGCGTCCCGGCACGCCCCGCGCGGTCTGCCCGGTGACCCGCCGGACCCGTCGGCGCTGCCGTCGGGCTGTACGTTCCACCCGCGCTGCCCGGTCGCCGTCGACTCCTGTGCGACACGGGACCCGGAGCTGTGGGACGCGGGAGCCGGGCGGCGGGCCGCCTGTGTGCTCGTGGGGCCGCCGGGACAGGGCCGCACCGGGGCCGCCGGAGTCACCGGGGCCGGCTCGCCGGCCGGGCACGGCACCCCGGACGTCAGGAGCACCCCGTGA
- a CDS encoding ABC transporter permease, translating into MTTSADAVGSAGPRALARARRRRALALFWRRYRRRRAGLVGLAVLVLIALLALLAPVLVGSDSLSVTAAPGGPMESPSARFPLGTDQFGRSLLALLLWGTRVSLTVGLLAAFLSVAIGALVGITAGHFGGWYSTVVMRITDWFLVMPTLVLAIALATVLSHSLWTTVLAIGVTTWPTTARLVRAQTLSVESRPYVERARALGGGHRHIMSRHVLPNVIPLILAQTTLVISTAILTEATLAFLGLGDPMIVSWGGLLQDAREAGAVSSGDWWYLTPPGLAIAVVALAFTLCGRTIESVLNPRTEKGR; encoded by the coding sequence ATGACGACCTCGGCCGACGCGGTGGGAAGCGCGGGGCCGCGCGCCCTGGCACGGGCCCGCAGGCGCCGGGCCCTCGCCCTGTTCTGGCGGCGGTACCGGCGCCGTCGTGCCGGGCTCGTCGGCCTCGCCGTTCTCGTACTGATCGCACTCCTGGCGCTGCTCGCCCCCGTCCTGGTGGGTTCGGACTCGCTGAGCGTCACCGCCGCTCCGGGCGGTCCGATGGAGTCACCGAGCGCCCGGTTCCCGCTGGGGACCGACCAGTTCGGGCGCAGCCTGCTGGCGCTGCTGCTGTGGGGCACCCGGGTCTCGCTGACGGTCGGGCTCCTCGCGGCGTTCCTCTCGGTGGCCATCGGGGCCCTGGTGGGAATCACCGCGGGGCACTTCGGCGGCTGGTACTCGACGGTGGTCATGCGGATCACCGACTGGTTCCTGGTCATGCCCACCCTGGTGCTCGCGATCGCGCTGGCCACCGTGCTGTCGCACTCCCTCTGGACGACCGTCCTGGCGATCGGCGTGACCACCTGGCCGACGACGGCCCGGCTGGTGCGCGCCCAGACGCTGTCCGTCGAGTCGCGCCCGTACGTCGAACGGGCCCGCGCGCTCGGCGGCGGCCACCGGCACATCATGTCCCGCCATGTGCTGCCGAACGTGATACCGCTGATCCTCGCCCAGACCACGCTGGTGATCTCCACCGCCATTCTCACCGAGGCGACCCTCGCCTTCCTGGGACTCGGCGATCCCATGATCGTCTCCTGGGGCGGGCTGCTCCAGGACGCCCGCGAGGCGGGTGCGGTCAGCTCCGGCGACTGGTGGTACCTCACCCCGCCCGGACTCGCCATCGCGGTGGTCGCGCTCGCCTTCACCCTGTGCGGACGCACCATCGAATCCGTACTCAACCCAAGGACGGAGAAGGGCCGTTGA